The Nitrospirota bacterium genome has a segment encoding these proteins:
- a CDS encoding LysM peptidoglycan-binding domain-containing protein produces MKIKKSLSIITLTGVLIINAASYSFSQPSEGNRNGEVKEGDTSVYTIIKGDTLWDISGDFLKNPFLWPNIWENNKYIKNPDLIFPGKKLIIPSVIVTGPESGQEAATEEAPVSAAEATLPEQAATEPGEEAPLLLPPDIAQPHKRTAGPAAPSVVKPAIAANTIEAGGHIINNIESYGVIKGTREDRTIFAQGDIVYLDLSKVHANKVLLGQKFTIFRTSGPVIHPITKKTSGYLFTPIGVVEINRLQGYDASGMIIRSYNYASIGDQIQPYIPAQPVNEISKSSTEIEGYIIEAQEKSALSAQYSVVYVDKGAADGIIPGTILYVTGDRKDDVIAELRVLSVQDNTSAAFVKKSAEPFGTGSKVTTVIK; encoded by the coding sequence ATGAAGATAAAAAAATCACTAAGTATCATCACTCTGACAGGAGTGCTTATCATCAATGCAGCTTCTTATAGTTTCAGCCAGCCTTCCGAAGGCAATCGCAACGGGGAGGTTAAGGAAGGCGACACATCTGTTTATACTATAATTAAAGGCGACACACTCTGGGACATTTCAGGGGATTTCCTGAAGAATCCATTCCTTTGGCCCAATATATGGGAGAATAATAAATACATAAAAAACCCTGACCTCATATTTCCAGGCAAAAAATTAATCATACCATCTGTTATTGTCACAGGACCTGAGTCTGGGCAAGAGGCAGCAACGGAAGAAGCGCCTGTTTCAGCAGCCGAAGCCACACTTCCTGAGCAGGCTGCAACTGAGCCAGGGGAAGAAGCCCCATTGCTCCTGCCACCGGATATTGCACAGCCTCATAAGAGAACTGCCGGACCAGCTGCGCCGTCTGTTGTGAAACCGGCCATAGCAGCCAATACAATCGAGGCTGGCGGACATATTATAAATAATATTGAAAGCTATGGGGTCATAAAGGGGACAAGGGAAGACAGGACTATCTTTGCGCAGGGAGACATCGTTTATCTGGACCTGTCAAAAGTCCATGCTAACAAGGTGTTATTGGGTCAAAAATTCACAATCTTCAGGACATCGGGGCCTGTTATTCATCCAATTACAAAGAAAACGTCAGGTTATCTCTTTACACCTATAGGGGTAGTTGAGATCAACAGGCTGCAGGGATATGATGCATCAGGAATGATAATAAGATCATACAACTATGCCTCAATCGGGGATCAGATACAGCCATATATCCCTGCTCAGCCGGTTAATGAAATCTCAAAGTCTTCCACAGAAATCGAGGGATATATAATTGAGGCACAGGAGAAGTCTGCCCTAAGCGCGCAATATAGCGTGGTTTATGTGGATAAAGGTGCGGCAGACGGCATTATACCCGGGACGATTCTCTATGTAACCGGAGACAGAAAAGATGATGTTATCGCTGAACTTCGGGTACTCTCAGTGCAGGATAACACCTCTGCTGCTTTTGTCAAAAAAAGTGCTGAACCATTTGGAACCGGCAGTAAGGTTACAACAGTAATAAAATAA